A single window of Synechococcus sp. C9 DNA harbors:
- a CDS encoding adenylosuccinate synthase — translation MANVIVIGAQWGDEGKGKITDLLSASADVVVRYQGGVNAGHTVVVAGQTFKLHLIPSGILYPDTQCIIGSGTVIDPQVLLAEMAQLEQLGVPTDNLWISQTAHVTMPYHRLIDQAEEEYRGRHRIGTTGRGIGPTYADKSDRTGIRVQDLLDPEGLREQLTWTITQKNVVLEKLYNRPPLDAEEIIQQYLAYAQRLRPHIVDSTLVLWEAVQKRRNILFEGAQGTLLDLDHGTYPYVTSSNPVAGGACVGAGIGPTMIDRVIGVAKAYTTRVGEGPFPTELHGDVGEHLCERGAEFGTTTGRKRRCGWFDAVIGRYAVRINGMDCLAITKLDVLDELPEIKVCVAYEIDGQRTRNFPNSSRQFARCQPVYETLPGWQSPTSHCRSLEELPKAALDYLHFLASMMEVPIAIISLGAGREQTIIVEDPIHGPKRALLPVS, via the coding sequence TTGGCCAACGTTATTGTGATTGGTGCCCAGTGGGGCGATGAGGGGAAGGGGAAAATTACCGACCTGCTGAGTGCCTCGGCGGACGTGGTGGTGCGCTACCAGGGGGGGGTGAATGCGGGGCATACGGTGGTGGTGGCGGGGCAGACGTTTAAGTTGCACCTGATTCCTTCCGGGATTCTTTACCCGGATACCCAGTGCATCATCGGCAGTGGCACGGTGATTGACCCCCAGGTATTGCTGGCGGAAATGGCTCAACTGGAGCAGTTGGGGGTACCGACGGACAACCTCTGGATTTCCCAGACCGCCCACGTGACCATGCCCTACCATCGCCTGATTGACCAAGCGGAGGAGGAATATCGGGGTCGGCATCGGATTGGCACCACCGGGCGGGGGATTGGCCCTACTTATGCGGACAAGTCGGACCGGACTGGGATTCGGGTGCAGGATTTGCTCGACCCGGAGGGACTGCGGGAACAACTGACCTGGACGATTACCCAGAAAAATGTGGTATTGGAAAAGCTGTATAACCGCCCGCCCCTGGATGCGGAGGAAATTATTCAGCAATATCTGGCGTATGCCCAACGCCTGCGACCCCACATTGTGGACAGTACGCTGGTCTTGTGGGAAGCAGTCCAAAAGCGACGCAATATCCTATTTGAAGGGGCGCAGGGAACTTTGCTGGACTTGGACCACGGCACCTATCCCTACGTCACTTCTTCCAACCCGGTGGCGGGGGGAGCCTGTGTGGGGGCGGGGATCGGGCCGACCATGATTGACCGGGTGATTGGGGTGGCGAAAGCCTACACGACCCGGGTGGGGGAGGGGCCTTTTCCCACGGAATTGCATGGGGATGTGGGCGAGCATCTGTGCGAACGGGGGGCAGAATTTGGCACGACGACCGGGCGGAAACGGCGTTGTGGGTGGTTTGATGCGGTGATTGGTCGTTATGCGGTGCGGATCAATGGCATGGATTGTTTGGCGATTACCAAATTAGATGTGCTGGATGAATTGCCAGAAATTAAAGTCTGTGTCGCCTACGAAATTGACGGACAACGCACCCGCAATTTTCCCAATAGTAGCCGTCAGTTTGCCCGTTGTCAGCCCGTGTATGAGACCCTCCCCGGTTGGCAATCCCCCACCAGCCATTGCCGTTCCTTAGAGGAATTGCCCAAGGCGGCGTTGGACTATTTGCACTTTTTGGCGAGCATGATGGAAGTGCCCATTGCCATCATTTCCCTGGG
- a CDS encoding prohibitin family protein, with protein MKTPNVSNLFSGVILALVLFLGLSSYVIINPGEAGVLSILGKSQDGALLEGIHLKPPLISQVDVYDVTVQKFEVPAQSATKDLQDLTGRFAINFRLDPQRVVEIRRTQGSLANIVAKIIAPQTQESFKVAAARRTAEESITQRELLKNDFDSALQSRLEKYGIIVLDTSVVDLNFSPEFARAVEEKQIAEQQAQRAVYVAQAAEQEAQAEVNRARGKAEAQRLLAETLRAQGGELVLQKEAIEAWKSGGAQMPQVLVMGGGNTTGVPFLFNLKDFKGNS; from the coding sequence GTGAAAACCCCAAATGTATCTAACTTATTCAGTGGTGTGATTCTCGCCCTAGTTTTGTTTCTGGGGTTGAGTTCCTATGTGATCATCAACCCCGGGGAAGCGGGAGTGCTGAGTATTTTGGGCAAATCCCAGGACGGGGCACTTTTGGAGGGGATACACCTCAAACCCCCCTTGATTTCCCAGGTGGATGTCTATGATGTGACGGTGCAAAAATTTGAAGTCCCGGCGCAAAGTGCCACCAAGGATTTACAGGACCTGACCGGGCGATTTGCCATCAACTTCCGGCTCGACCCCCAACGGGTGGTGGAAATTCGCCGTACCCAGGGTTCCCTAGCCAATATCGTGGCGAAAATCATTGCCCCCCAGACCCAGGAATCCTTCAAGGTGGCCGCCGCCCGCCGCACCGCCGAGGAATCCATTACCCAGCGGGAATTGCTCAAAAATGATTTTGATAGTGCCCTGCAAAGTCGCTTGGAAAAATACGGCATCATCGTCCTGGATACGAGTGTGGTGGATTTGAATTTCTCACCGGAATTTGCCCGGGCGGTGGAAGAAAAACAAATCGCCGAACAGCAGGCCCAACGGGCGGTGTATGTGGCCCAAGCGGCGGAACAGGAAGCCCAGGCGGAAGTTAACCGGGCCCGGGGGAAAGCGGAAGCCCAGCGGTTGCTCGCCGAAACCCTGCGGGCCCAAGGGGGGGAATTGGTACTGCAAAAAGAAGCCATCGAAGCCTGGAAATCCGGGGGTGCCCAAATGCCCCAAGTTTTAGTCATGGGGGGCGGCAATACCACCGGCGTACCCTTTTTATTTAACCTCAAGGACTTCAAGGGCAATTCTTGA